The region TCTTGCCTTTGACacccaggtgcccaactcccagtggggttcaAACCCTGAATAAATCCATTAAaccctgtgtaaagcttatacagggtaaactcagaaatagttcaccctctataacactgatagagagagatgcacagctgtttgccccccttcccccccccaggtaCTAACACGTACTCCAGGTaacttaataagtaaaaagtgattttaataattACCGAAAGTAGGATTCAAGTGATTCTAAGTagttacagacagaacaaagtgaattactaagcaaaataaaataaaacacgcacgtctatgtctaatcaaactcaacacagatataaaaacctcagtagtgccagtctttcttttacaggctgtagaactcctagcctgggtccagcaatcgctCACACCCCCtattgtctttgtcctttgttcagtctctctcaggtatgtccttggggggtggagagccTCTCTCTTTAGCCAACTGAAGACAAAACGGAGGGGTTTTCCaaggatttaaatagactttctccccTGGATGGTTACTCCTTCCCATTCCCTGTGTAGCATCATGTTACCCTGGAGTTTTgggatcacatgggcaagtcacatctccatgGACCCTAATCAGTCCAGCCATTCGCATTCCTGGCCaagctccgatgtggattggGCTCTGTACCTCCTATTGTCTGTTAAGTTcttgcacttaacttgcacattctttTCTCCAGACATGATCCCATGCTCTTACCAAGGCTATATATAAACCCAGCAAATATaaaaccaatattcataacttcatctacaacaatgatatatgcatacaaacagaaggaatagattcagtagctcataacttttacagagatatgttacatggcacatgtagcacaaaacatattccagttacatcatatatacatttataagcatctcCCCATAAAGTTTCATTAGGGACACCGTCACACCCatgtctcttagcctgccctgagagcaagcaGTCCTGTGTCTCCCACTGGTATCAATGCAACATTTAGGGGTCATGTAAATAatacagaacattcccacttcgtgatACACCTGTCTGGTCAGACTGAGCGCTCCGTGGGCAGGGACCGGTCTGTGCTCTTTGTCCTAAGAGCTCCTAATACCATAGGACCCTGATCCTGACAAGGCCTCTTGGCACTGCTGtgctgtaaacaaataataccaGTAATGGACTGACAATATACAAGGACTTGCACCAAAGCTGTCCAACCTTTACCGGGACCCTTTCCACAGCATTCACCATAGGGAGGGATACAAGGGTGGGaattacacacatgcacacacacacacacacactccagagtTTGTCCAGCTGTACATGGAGATGCGTTGGAGTGGCTGCACTGGGCTGGTGCCCAGGAGAGGCTACACCAGGCCTGGGGGTAGCGGCTGCTTGTGGCCAGGTGGTATTAGCGCACATGGCCAGGGTAAAGGGGCAGACCTGGGAGGGAACCTGTCACGGATACAGGGTTACCTGCACCTCTGgcccctctctgggctctctgagTGAAACTTTCCAGTGTCAGGGCAGTGTCATGGTAAACTGTAtgttactgttcagccactaggtggtgctatGTGCAACAGACCTTATATAAGCTAACCTCCGCCTGGCCGGGCAGAGCGTTAAAGGATCTTGTGGCAGGCACATCTGGGTGTCTCTCTGAGCCGGAGGCTCTGTAGCCAGGCCAGATCTGGTACTGGAGCCTGACCTGCTGGTAGCAGCCCTGGAACCTGCCATCTCAAAGGGGTACATGACAGGCCTTGTCTCTGTGTttccatgtgtatatatatctccccattgaagtttccactccatgcatctgacgaagtgggttccagcccacgaaagcttatgcccaaataaatttgttagtctttaaggtgccacaggactcctcgttgtttttgctgaaacagactaacacagctacccctctcaaacttgtttaatagtgagggtaattaactattggaaccatttacccagggtcgtggtggattttccatcactgacaaatttcaaatcaagagaggatgattttttaaaaaaaatctgctctagttcgagcaggaattattgtggggcaggtctctggcctgtgttccaggagtccagacaagctgatcacaacagtcccttctggccttggaacctgtgAAAACAATGATCAAATCCAGGTCACACCTGAGACTGACTCCATAAGTCGGTGGGTTAACAATGATGTTGGTTTGGGTCATCAACTCATTAAATCATCCAGTTAATACAGGAGATGATCAGATCCTGCGGCTAACGTAAGGAAGCACTGTTTTCCTTTCatcctgcagcaggagatgggagaaGTGGCTGTTGTGATTTAAGGAAATCCTGTTTAGACACCAGAGACACCGGaaccggggtgggtgggggtggcggaGGCTAGCACCCCCTCAAGAGCAGTATTATGAGACTGGGGAAGTATTATGAGACTGATCTAGTTTTTGCCCCCATGCTTTGTTCCGCTCAGGCTGGGTGAGGCTCCGTGGCTGTGGCACgtgatagtctagtctcctgtgggctgcaatagtttggtttaatttttggtggtgggcttgatgtgagggtgctgggtgtgttggtggcctgtgatatagaggaggtctggactggatgatctcatcgtcccttctggcctaaaactctAAATTTAGCTGGTGTAGGACATACCTGTCATTTTGGGTTTAGGATAAGCCTTCCTGATGCTGTGAACCGCATGATCAACACTCATCCAGAGAACCGAGCTCCCGCCATTCCTCTGACTCCGTTTCTTTCACCAATAATGTCACAGAACATGGTTACTGGTTAGGAATCGGCTTTCTTGGAGCCTTTTATCCAGTTGGGACAATGTGATGTtttgggactagggtgaccagatgtcccaatattatagggacagtcccgatatttggggctttttctcatataggtgcctattaccccccacccactgtcccgatttttcacccttgctatctggtcaccctatttgggacAGGGTTTGACTCATGTTCTTACCCCTTCCATTCATCAATGGTGGTCAGTTCATAAATTACAGGACTAAGAACCAGGAAACATTCATTGATTATATGCAATTACAGGTGTTAATCAGAGCTGAACAaaagttttcattcaaaaatatcttgaggaaatttggccaatttacaaaaagagattttgtgtgtgaaaacatttggattttcttgagattttttttttttttgcattattacaaaattttcaactaaacctcttatttggggggaggggtcctatgATGTATTGTGTATTGAGTTCTGTTCTATTCTATGTAGGTAGCGTCTTACACAACACATCACTCAGGATTTCTTCTGCTTTGCCAATTTTGAGCCCTCAGCTTAGTCAAATcgaaggattttcaaaattgaaaatattcattttggaaaattccaagttttgaaaataataaaaaaatggaaaatatttaaaaaatgaaaaattagtccatttcagaaaaacaacagaacaaaaaaagtctgAGCAGTGAGAGatgctattcccccccccccccatgccatatCTCAGGAACACAGTGTGATTGGGGAGTAGACCCAGAAGAAAGGGTGGAGCTGCCCAGTGAAAGAGAaggtgaaagtgaagatcggggcctcagtaCCAGGCTGATAAAATGACACTAGGCCCTGCTCATAGTCCAGATACACCCCGATCTTCCCGGGGCTccaagtcaggggcaggagggtaTCCGGGGAAGTGCAAGTCCGGTAATGGCTCCCACACTGatccatggcccagatcctctcctCAGGAGCCAAGCtgatccagcccttcctcctgacagactctccggccacccccacagcccaggtccTCCCACCCCCGACGTCTACCTCCCAGTagtgtctccccgaggtgaacccTTCCAAGCCCAGCATGCAGGTTTCACTGTCAAATCTCTCGGGGTTGTCAGTCACGTCCTGCTGCAGGcccctccatttcacagatcgcCCATTCTCAGAGACCACGAGGCTGGGATGAGCCGTGTCCGGATCCAGAATCACGTTcactgcagagatggggcagagcatcaggggcagagcccagcccatcggggctgtttcccatcctccccccagctctgtcttgGCTAGGACACGCTCTGATTTCCAGCCTCTATCGCCCGGGAACCTGCTTCTCTGCCTgtcactgcagctctcctcccaggcacTAGAGGCAAATAGCTCCCCTGAAAGAGCTGGAGATGCCTCTAGCTCCCATTGGGCCTGTCTGTAACCTCTACAGAGGCCCCTGTGAGGAGAGAGCTCAGGTGTTACACACACGGACGTCATTTCAAACCATTACAAGAACTCAGTAGTCACCTACCACAAAATCTGTGCTGTGGGGCCGCTACCACGTCTCCACAGCTAAGACCGCAACTGAGTCTCCAATCTACGCCTGAGCTGGGAGC is a window of Chrysemys picta bellii isolate R12L10 unplaced genomic scaffold, ASM1138683v2 scaf2951, whole genome shotgun sequence DNA encoding:
- the LOC135980377 gene encoding butyrophilin subfamily 1 member A1-like, translating into QLFASIRRDHHPLESHLSQSLLSLDDLQSNLEKEREILRSELENERGKSLAELGWSKVRKNAVNVILDPDTAHPSLVVSENGRSVKWRGLQQDVTDNPERFDSETCMLGLEGFTSGRHYWEVDVGGGRTWAVGVAGESVRRKGWISLAPEERIWAMDQCGSHYRTCTSPDTLLPLTWSPGKIGVYLDYEQGLVSFYQPGTEAPIFTFTFSFTGQLHPFFWVYSPITLCS